The following proteins come from a genomic window of Paucimonas lemoignei:
- the hisF gene encoding imidazole glycerol phosphate synthase subunit HisF: protein MALAKRIIPCLDVDNGRVVKGVKFENIRDAGDPVEIARLYDEQGADEITFLDITASVDGRDTTLHTVERMASQVFIPLTVGGGVRTVQDIRNLLNAGADKVSINTAAVFNPEFVAEAAQHFGSQCIVVAIDAKKVSLPGETPRWEIFTHGGRKPTGLDAVLWAKKMEDLGAGEILLTSMDQDGMKNGFDLGVTRAISDALGIPVIASGGVGNLQHLADGVIEGHASAVLAASIFHFGEYTVPEAKAYMAKRGIVVR, encoded by the coding sequence ATGGCCCTGGCCAAACGCATCATCCCTTGCCTGGACGTCGACAATGGTCGCGTGGTCAAGGGCGTCAAGTTCGAGAACATCCGCGATGCGGGCGACCCGGTTGAAATTGCGCGTCTGTACGATGAGCAGGGCGCTGACGAAATCACTTTTCTGGACATCACAGCCAGCGTTGATGGCCGTGATACCACGTTGCATACCGTCGAGCGCATGGCCAGCCAGGTGTTCATCCCGCTGACCGTGGGTGGCGGCGTGCGCACCGTGCAGGACATCCGCAACCTGCTCAATGCGGGCGCCGACAAGGTGTCGATCAACACCGCTGCGGTGTTCAACCCGGAGTTCGTGGCCGAAGCGGCTCAGCATTTCGGGTCCCAGTGCATCGTGGTCGCCATCGACGCCAAGAAGGTCTCGTTGCCGGGCGAAACCCCGCGCTGGGAAATCTTCACCCACGGCGGCCGCAAGCCCACCGGGCTGGACGCGGTGTTGTGGGCCAAGAAAATGGAAGACCTCGGCGCCGGTGAAATCCTGCTGACCAGCATGGATCAGGACGGCATGAAGAATGGCTTCGACCTGGGTGTCACCCGGGCCATCAGCGATGCGCTGGGCATCCCGGTGATTGCCTCAGGCGGTGTCGGCAATCTTCAGCACTTGGCTGACGGCGTCATCGAAGGCCATGCCAGTGCCGTGCTCGCAGCCAGCATCTTCCACTTCGGCGAATACACCGTGCCGGAAGCCAAAGCGTACATGGCCAAGCGCGGGATTGTGGTGCGCTGA
- a CDS encoding ABC-type amino acid transport, signal transduction systems, periplasmic component/domain protein → MFRSRFFALTAFSALLTAATEVAATDDAIDVPGADSIVLMTENLPPYNMAVDGKNFAQESNIEGIAAEVVRETFKRAGIGYSMTLRFPWERIYKLALDKPGYGVFSTARLPEREALFKWVGPVGAYDWIMLAKAESPITLTSLEQAKAYRIGAYKGDAIGERLLSQGLNPVLLLRDQDNARKLVNGQIDLWAAGDPTGPYLARLEGVTGLKTVLRFHHADLYLALNKETPDEVVNKLQAALDQLRAEGGVDKILGRYR, encoded by the coding sequence ATGTTCAGATCTCGTTTTTTTGCACTGACCGCTTTTAGCGCATTGCTGACCGCTGCCACCGAGGTCGCCGCCACCGACGACGCTATCGATGTGCCGGGCGCCGACTCCATCGTGTTGATGACGGAAAACCTTCCGCCTTACAACATGGCGGTTGATGGCAAAAACTTCGCCCAGGAAAGCAATATCGAAGGCATCGCCGCCGAAGTGGTGCGCGAGACCTTCAAGCGTGCCGGTATCGGCTACAGCATGACGCTGCGCTTTCCCTGGGAGCGCATCTACAAGCTGGCGCTGGATAAGCCCGGCTATGGCGTGTTTTCCACTGCGCGGCTGCCTGAGCGTGAGGCGCTGTTCAAGTGGGTCGGCCCGGTAGGCGCCTACGATTGGATCATGTTGGCCAAGGCAGAGAGCCCGATCACACTGACCTCCCTCGAACAGGCCAAGGCCTACCGCATTGGCGCCTATAAAGGCGACGCCATTGGCGAACGGCTGCTATCCCAGGGCCTCAACCCTGTGCTGTTGCTGCGCGATCAGGACAACGCCAGGAAACTCGTCAACGGCCAGATCGATCTCTGGGCCGCAGGGGATCCTACGGGGCCTTACCTGGCTCGGCTGGAAGGTGTCACGGGCCTCAAGACCGTCCTGCGCTTTCATCACGCCGACTTGTACCTGGCCCTGAACAAGGAAACCCCGGACGAAGTCGTCAACAAGCTGCAGGCTGCGCTGGATCAGCTGCGCGCCGAGGGCGGTGTGGACAAGATCCTGGGGCGCTATCGCTAG
- a CDS encoding trypsin domain-containing protein has translation MKTKRIALLSCGFALHCLTVIAQPIDYGDGLENLAPPRVLTNQEGLFDHFKGIGRIRTDNGRSCTATLIDTRTTLRTTGPAYVLTSGHCIYRPHNGIIITDQQVTGTVTFNYFTDTVDQQQPFALKRVRWSSMQGVDLAIVELQAPLQSLIDAGITPLRLAEQAPAEGTDILIVGAPIPFKRHYLRLTACTHQLSAQFIEHPWVWRHTVKNQCKDIKEGSSGSPALIRDTNEVYAVMNATTPQDGSFGNPISYLGPCFVDGLLTTAPERCPLFPTFSVQATEYIQRYAKVKRDAQGKENYPRWNVAFSIDKPFYRYKTARDAIQCEDPNDYSPAIEAANARIDAPIGPQSGLHLLCLIGVESTDERPSPGLMRNALTFATELQAAGPAAPAQVKFSQRAGRYLINWDHDPRLITKQTFKVGPVQTTDCKDPAGYNRAWRKIILPAHKLPVKVCTYAFDHADQQSEVREDVLEVGGV, from the coding sequence ATGAAAACAAAACGCATTGCCCTTTTAAGTTGCGGATTCGCTCTGCATTGTCTGACTGTCATCGCCCAGCCCATCGACTACGGCGACGGGCTGGAAAACTTGGCGCCGCCCAGAGTTCTGACCAATCAGGAGGGCCTCTTCGACCATTTCAAAGGCATCGGCCGGATCCGCACTGACAACGGCCGCAGTTGCACCGCGACACTGATAGATACCCGAACCACTCTGCGCACCACCGGGCCTGCCTATGTGCTGACCAGCGGCCACTGCATCTATCGTCCCCACAACGGCATTATCATCACCGACCAACAGGTGACCGGCACTGTTACCTTCAATTACTTCACTGACACCGTCGATCAGCAACAGCCCTTTGCCCTCAAGCGCGTCAGGTGGAGCAGCATGCAGGGTGTGGACCTGGCGATTGTGGAGTTGCAGGCGCCGCTGCAGTCGCTGATCGACGCCGGGATTACCCCCTTGCGATTGGCCGAGCAGGCACCGGCAGAGGGCACCGACATCCTCATTGTCGGCGCGCCGATACCGTTCAAGCGCCATTATCTGCGCTTGACGGCCTGCACGCATCAGCTATCTGCGCAGTTCATCGAGCATCCCTGGGTCTGGCGTCACACCGTCAAAAACCAGTGCAAGGATATCAAGGAAGGAAGTTCCGGCAGCCCTGCGCTGATCCGCGATACCAATGAGGTGTATGCGGTGATGAACGCCACGACGCCCCAGGACGGCAGTTTCGGCAATCCGATCAGTTACCTGGGCCCGTGTTTCGTGGACGGTCTGTTGACCACCGCCCCCGAACGATGCCCGCTGTTTCCGACGTTCTCCGTTCAGGCGACCGAGTACATTCAGCGCTACGCCAAGGTCAAGCGCGATGCGCAGGGCAAAGAGAATTATCCGCGCTGGAACGTGGCTTTCAGCATCGATAAACCCTTCTATCGCTATAAAACCGCGCGCGATGCAATTCAATGCGAGGACCCCAACGACTACAGCCCCGCTATTGAGGCCGCCAATGCCCGGATAGACGCGCCAATCGGCCCGCAATCTGGTCTGCATCTGCTGTGTCTTATAGGGGTGGAGTCGACCGATGAGCGACCGTCTCCCGGTTTGATGCGCAACGCCCTGACCTTCGCCACCGAACTTCAGGCCGCAGGCCCCGCTGCCCCCGCTCAAGTGAAGTTCAGCCAGCGTGCTGGCAGGTACCTGATCAATTGGGACCACGACCCGCGGCTGATCACCAAGCAGACGTTCAAGGTTGGCCCTGTGCAGACCACCGATTGCAAGGACCCTGCAGGCTATAACCGGGCATGGCGCAAGATCATCCTGCCCGCGCACAAACTGCCGGTGAAGGTCTGCACCTATGCGTTCGATCATGCCGATCAGCAGTCAGAGGTGCGTGAAGATGTGTTGGAGGTCGGGGGAGTCTGA